GAAGCGTTCGGTGAGTATCGCGTCCACCGCGCCACCGGAGATCCTCATCCCCGCCCCGACGGAATGGAAGGCGGTGCTGAGCGGTACCCCCAGCGCTGTGGTCAGAGCGTAGAGCGTTTCCAGCGTCGGATTACGCTGTCCGCTTTCCAATTCCGACAGACTCCCCTTGCCGACCCTGGATCTGCGCGCGAGTTCCGACAACGAGAACCCCTGCGCCTCGCGCAACTGCCGCACACGCGCACCGACGCTCGCAGCCAGATCCATAGTTCTCCCCTCGGCTGTTGATCCGGAACTTCCACAGTCTATTGTTCTGTATACAGAACACTTCGGTAGGCAGTCGGATCGTGAGGTGGAATCGAGTGGCAACCGATGAAGGCACTCTGCCCGCTCGCAGTGAGGCCGTGGCTCGAGCCCTGGCTCAGGCCGGAATCCACGGCCGCGTCCGCGAATTGACCCGCTCGGCGAGGACCGCCGCCGACGCCGCCGCGGCACTGAGCTGCGATGTCGGCGCGATCGCCAACAGCCTGGTGTTCCTCGCCGCCGGCGAGCCCGTCCTGGTCCTGACCAGCGGCCGGCACCGAGTGGACACCACCGCCCTCGCGGCGCGATGGGGCCGCGGCGAACTCCAGCGCGCCACCCCTGAACAAGTACGCCAGGTCACCGGCCAGGCAATCGGCGGCGTAGCTCCGGTCGGACATCCGCGGGCCCTGCCCACTGTGGTCGACGCCGCGCTGACCGAATACTCCCAGCTCTGGGCTGCCGCCGGAACACCGCACACGGTGTTTCACACCACTGCCGAGGAACTGCTCCGCCTTACCGGCGGGCTGCTCCTTCCGGTCAGGCCATAACCGCGAACGACTTCCGCTGCCGATCGACGTCGACGGCACCACCGGCGCATCGACCTACCGGACAGGGTCGGTCCTGTGAATGCAGGCAT
The genomic region above belongs to Nocardia spumae and contains:
- a CDS encoding helix-turn-helix domain-containing protein; this encodes MDLAASVGARVRQLREAQGFSLSELARRSRVGKGSLSELESGQRNPTLETLYALTTALGVPLSTAFHSVGAGMRISGGAVDAILTERFETPLAVTETYRIRIRAGQRQESSAHTPGTTEHIIVFAGTARVGAVASPVSIGPGTHGSWIADVPHLYQALDEDVEALLVVRYPR
- a CDS encoding YbaK/EbsC family protein, with the protein product MATDEGTLPARSEAVARALAQAGIHGRVRELTRSARTAADAAAALSCDVGAIANSLVFLAAGEPVLVLTSGRHRVDTTALAARWGRGELQRATPEQVRQVTGQAIGGVAPVGHPRALPTVVDAALTEYSQLWAAAGTPHTVFHTTAEELLRLTGGLLLPVRP